CAACATCAGTTGTAAGTGTGAGCTGTCCTCCTGCCTCAAGGCCTTCAAACACAACTGGTTCAAGATTAGCTCTTGCTGTGTATAAAGCCGCAGTTAGACCTGCGGGGCCAGATCCCATTATTATTACTTTGTGTCTATCTTTTAGTTCTGAAACTGTTGTCATTTTCTATCCTCTATTGTTGATTCCGATTTATAGTACATTTCAGATTAAGTTTTTCAAGCAGTGCTTTTATATCAGAATCCAATAATGACTTTTAGATATCAAAATAACTAGTAAAGATTCAATCAGTTATTTGTGTATTCTACAAATCTAGTTAGCGTTTCTTTTAATAGTTATACTCTATTAATTAATTTTGGAGAGTCAATTCAATGAAAGAGTTACCCCTAAATGAATTGCATAAATCACTAGGTGCGAATTTTGGCGAGTACTTTGGATATAATATGCCGCTGGACTATGGAGATTGGCAGTCAGAATATGATTCTGTAAGATCTTCTGCAGGTATAATAGATCTTTCTGCAAGGGGTAAATTGAGGCTAAGCGGAAAAGACCATCTTAAGTTCCTTCAAGGAATGCTCTCTAATGACGTAATTGACTTAGAGCCTGGCAAAGGAAATAGTGCGACAGTTCTGACAGTAAAGGGAAGGATGATAGCCGATATGAGGGTCTACAAACAGGCAGATTCAATACTGCTGGACCTTGATCCGGGGCTAAATGAAAAAGTTTGTGAACTACTCAAAAAATTTAGACTATCTTATAAAGCCGATATAGATGATATAACTGATACATATGGACTAATATCGTTGCAAGGATCTAGCTCGGGGAAACTTTTAGAATTACTTTTTGGACAAGACTTCTCCTTGATGCAGCAATATGATCATATGGAAAAAGATTTTGCAGGTCATAAAATAACTATAGCTTGTCTGAGCAGGACGGCAGAGAAGGGTTTTGATATTTATATCGCAAATGAAGGCTT
Above is a genomic segment from Thermodesulfobacteriota bacterium containing:
- a CDS encoding aminomethyltransferase family protein encodes the protein MKELPLNELHKSLGANFGEYFGYNMPLDYGDWQSEYDSVRSSAGIIDLSARGKLRLSGKDHLKFLQGMLSNDVIDLEPGKGNSATVLTVKGRMIADMRVYKQADSILLDLDPGLNEKVCELLKKFRLSYKADIDDITDTYGLISLQGSSSGKLLELLFGQDFSLMQQYDHMEKDFAGHKITIACLSRTAEKGFDIYIANEGLKPLWEEFCSRGEELGIKPFGYTALNTLRIEAGLAVYGIDMDESNIPIEAGLWDALNFEKGCYVGQEVVARIKWRGHVNWHLIGFESDNSSKPIVGDQIFSGEKKIGRITSTTHSPKLDKTISMGYIRREFKDPGTKVTIKSSDESEIPAVVSEIPFYKGSL